Proteins encoded together in one Dermacentor variabilis isolate Ectoservices chromosome 2, ASM5094787v1, whole genome shotgun sequence window:
- the LOC142570380 gene encoding uncharacterized protein LOC142570380, whose translation MAHQFDGTKKELLEVVRNRYINPAGPEPLPDYGGGENSELDAPITLAEVRAEINRLRTKSAAGPDRVSNKMLRNLDDSSIANLATYMQECWEKGTIPQEWKLANLIFIPKPGKKLGFENLRPISLTSCVGKLMEHVVLTRLNRYMEENGLYPDTMIGFRPKLSACDVMLQLKDQIIDKQTRDTKVIVGLDVAKAFDNVRHVSILENLNSLNVGKKVYDYIKDFLTNRKATLKIGEESIKSIDLGNVGTPQGSVLSPTLFNIAMLKLPERLGEIENLNHTIYADDLTLWINKGSDGQIESSLQNAIDIIEEYLKPKGLKCSAEKSEVLFLMPPGKRRLHQKREAGIHLYVNGAEIPAVDSIRVLGLRIQANRKNYETLARLEASSNQTCRLIRRIANRHAGMKEANLLRLAQAFVISRIVYVAPYLKLSSVERNKLEIIIRKSVKVALGLPPNTPTGKLMKLGVSNTLEELIQAAVTAQHQRLHGSKTGRKILEKLGYEPKHEQVHSGDIPRHIRDKIKIPPLPRNMNPAFHDGRRKDRAEALQARYTCRQDVLYTDAAEYESRAAHAAVAVREDGTPVACCTVSGVETVEAEEVAIALALSQRGVNVVISDSKNAVRNYESGRVTETAIRILNREGGPRQLVLLVWAPAHQGLRGNEEAHSVARGLTYRSTPGSSQTTETINRREDMRAYQEIIAYYRLNRQIYPGADRTLSKKDEVIWRKLQMGVFPNPVLYSKWQPGVFRSKCKFCDEAANLVHMVWTCPAKNDSSRTLESWEALLRSPDPNVQRDLIGQALAAAVSQGIPADG comes from the coding sequence ATGGCACATCAGTTTGATGGCACTAAGAAGGAACTCTTAGAAGTAGTTAGGAATAGGTACATCAATCCCGCCGGACCTGAACCCCTCCCGGACTACGGAGGGGGAGAGAATTCGGAATTAGACGCCCCCATCACCCTGGCTGAGGTCAGAGCGGAGATTAATCGGCTACGGACTAAGTCAGCGGCAGGGCCGGACAGAGTGAGCAACAAAATGCTCCGTAATTTAGACGACAGCTCAATCGCCAACCTCGCAACGTACATGCAGGAGTGCTGGGAGAAGGGGACGATACCGCAGGAGTGGAAACTCGCCAACCTCATTTTCATTCCCAAGCCGGGTAAAAAACTAGgcttcgagaacctcaggcctatATCGCTCACCTCCTGCGTGGGTAAGCTTATGGAGCACGTTGTTCTGACGCGGCTCAATAGGTACATGGAGGAAAATGGATTGTATCCGGACACCATGATCGGTTTTCGACCAAAGCTGTCGGCATGCGAcgtgatgctgcagctcaaagacCAAATTATAGATAAGCAAACGCGAGACACGAAAGTGATTGTGGGGTTAGATGTGGCAAAGGCATTCGACAACGTGAGGCACGTGTCCATCTTGGAGAATTTGAACTCACTCAATGTCGGGAAGAAAGTGTACgattacatcaaggactttcttaCCAACAGGAAAGCCACTCTCAAGATAGGGGAAGAATCTATAAAGAGCATTGACCTGGGTAACGTGGGGACGCCGCAGGGCTCGGTTTTATCACCTACCCTCTTCAACATTGCTATGTTGAAACTCCCTGAACGGTTGGGGGAAATTGAGAATCTAAACCACACCATATACGCGGATGACTTAACACTATGGATAAACAAGGGCAGTGATGGGCAAATTGAAAGCTCCCTGCAAAATGCAATTGACATTATCGAGGAGTACCTGAAACCCAAAGGACTTAAATGTTCGGCCGAAAAGTCGGAAGTGCTGTTCCTGATGCCCCCCGGAAAACGGCGGCTTCACCAAAAGCGTGAGGCGGGCATCCACCTGTACGTCAACGGCGCCGAGATCCCTGCGGTCGACAGTATCCGCGTCCTCGGGCTGAGGATTCAGGCCAACCGGAAAAATTATGAAACGCTTGCTAGGTTAGAAGCCAGTTCAAATCAAACGTGTCGTCTTATCAGACGAATAGCGAACAGGCACGCTGGGATGAAGGAGGCGAATCTCCTGAGGCTAGCACAAGCCTTCGTAATCAGTAGGATAGTGTACGTGGCACCCTACCTCAAGCTCAGTTCTGTAGAACGGAACAAGCTCGAAATCATTATTAGGAAAAGTGTCAAGGTCGCGCTCGGACTCCCCCCGAACACGCCCACCGGCAAACTTATGAAGCTGGGTGTATCGAACACTCTCGAGGAACTGATTCAGGCTGCCGTTACCGCGCAGCACCAAAGGCTACATGGATCTAAAACAGGCAGGAAAATTCTAGAGAAATTAGGCTACGAGCCCAAACATGAGCAAGTGCACTCAGGCGACATACCCAGACATATCAGGGACAAGATAAAAATACCTCCGCTACCCAGAAACATGAACCCTGCCTTTCACGACGGCAGGCGTAAAGACAGGGCAGAGGCATTACAAGCTAGATACACTTGTCGACAGGACGTCCTATATACGGACGCTGCGGAATATGAAAGCAGAGCGGCACACGCGGCCGTGGCGGTTAGAGAAGACGGAACACCGGTGGCGTGCTGCACAGTCAGTGGCGTCGAGACGGTTGAAGCTGAGGAAGTAGCCATAGCCTTGGCCCTCAGCCAAAGGGGGGTAAATGTggtcatcagcgactccaaaaacGCTGTGAGAAATTACGAATCGGGGAGGGTGACGGAAACTGCCATCCGTATATTAAACAGGGAAGGAGGACCCAGGCAGCTTGTTCTGCTCGTTTGGGCACCAGCTCACCAGGGACTTAGAGGGAACGAGGAGGCTCATTCGGTCGCCCGAGGTCTCACTTACCGGTCGACCCCCGGAAGCTCCCAAACCACCGAAACTATAAACAGAAGAGAGGATATGCGCGCATACCAGGAAATCATAGCATACTACAGACTAAATCGCCAAATTTACCCGGGAGCGGACAGAACGCTCAGCAAGAAAGATGAGGTTATTTGGAGGAAATTACAGATGGGGGTTTTTCCAAACCCCGTACTCTACAGCAAGTGGCAACCAGGAGTATTCAGGTCAAAGTGCAAATTCTGTGATGAGGCAGCAAATCTGGTTCACATGGTGTGGACATGTCCGGCTAAGAATGATAGCTCGCGCACTCTAGAATCCTGGGAGGCTTTGCTCCGCAGCCCAGACCCCAACGTCCAGCGGGACCTCATCGGTCAagcccttgctgctgctgtgtctcaGGGTATTCCGGCCGACGGCTAG